AAGGCGGCGGGTCACACGGGGCCCCTGCATTCGTGTTCGATTTACGGCAGCAAAGCGGCCGGGGACAAGCTGAAGGCGATGCTGGCGCTCGGCGCGAGCGTGCCGTGGCCGAAGGCGCTGGAAGCGGTATCGGGCGAATCGAAGGCGGACGCGACGGCGATATTGGATTACTTCGCGCCTCTGCGGAAGTTCGTCCAGGAACAGAACAAAGGGGAAACGTGCGGTTGGTGAAGGCCTAGAGCGTGTTGAACAGGAAATCGCCCACAGGTATCTGTTCAACACGCTCCAAGGCGGAGACTACTTCAAATCATCCGCCGTGATCGGCAGGCGCCGAATACGTTTGCCCGTCGCGGCAAAGACGGCATTCGCGACCGCCGGCGCAATCGGCGGCGTCCCAGGCTCGCCCGTTCCTCCCGGCGCTTCGCCGCTCGGAACGACGTACACCTCGATCGCTGGTGCCTCGTCCATTCCAATCAGCTTGAAGTTGTGGAAATTCGCCTGCTTGACCTTGCCCTCTTCAATGCGAATGGAGGACTTGAGCACCGCGGTCAGACCAAAAATGATCCCGCTCTCCATCTGCGCTTCCACAATGCCGGGATGCACGAATTCACCGCAATCGACCGCGCAAATGACTCGGTCGACCTTGACCTTGCCACCAGCGACGGTGACCTCGGCAACTTGCGCGATGTAGCTACCAAAACTGTGATGCACGGCAACGCCACGACCACGACCCTTTTCGAGCGCCGTGCCCCAACCAGATTTGTTCGCGACGACTTCGAGCACGCGCTTCATTCGCGGAGAATCCGCCAATAACTTTCGGCGATACTCGACCGGGTCCATCTTGGCCATCGTTGCCAATTCGTCGAGCAGGCTTTCCTGGACAAACGCATTCGTCGAATGCCCCACGGAGCGCCAGAAACCAACGGGAACTCCTTCCTGTCGATGGTATTCGATTTTCAAGTTGGGCAGTGCATACTCTTCACCAAGTCCCTCGACCGATGATTTGTCAATGCCATCCTTGAAGTTTTGCGGGAAAACCCGAGCCATGACGGAAGCCCCGACGACCTGGTATCGAACGGCGAGCGGCATTCCATCGGCGCCCAGAGCAGCTTTCACCGCGCTGTACGTCGCGGGCCGATAATAATCGTGCCGAATGTCGTCCTCGCGCGTCCAGACGACTTTGACGGGTCCACCAAACTGTTTGGATGCCTCGATCGCCTCCAGGACGAAGTCCATCTCGAAACGCCGGCCAAAACCACCACCCAAATACGTCGTGTGCACCTTGATGGCCTTCGGTTCGAGGCCCGTGACCTTGGCAGCCACCATTTGCACGATTCCCGCAGCCTGATGCCCCGCCCAAATGTCGCATCCATCGGCACGTACGTGCGCGGCTGCATTGAGAGGCTCCATCGGCGCGTGCGCTTGAAACGGCTGTTCGTACGTGACTTCGAGCTTCTTTTTGGCCTTTTTCCACGCAGCATCGAAATCGCCCTTTTGCTGAGCGACGAGGCCCGGTTTCTTCACGAGGTTCTTGGCGTCTTCGAGCAGTTTGTCCGTCGAAACCGCCGCTCCAGCTCCCGGATCCCACGTCACGGTGAGCGCTTCGGCGCCTTTTTTCGCAGCCCAGAAGTTATCGGCGACGACGGCAATGCCCGACGAAATCTGAAAAACCTTGCGCACGTTGCGTACGGCAAGCGCCTTTTCAGCGTCGAATTTCGCTACTTTGCCCCCAGGCACCGGCGACCGCACGACGACGGCCGTTTTCATGTCCGGCACCTTCACGTCGATCCCGAATTGAGCTTTCCCGGCACCTTTGGCGCGCGCATCGATGCGCTGAGGGCGCGTGCCGATCAATTCGTGCTGATTACGCGCTGCAAGCGGCGGATCTTGCGGAACCTTTTGTTTTGCCGCAAGCTCGACGAGATCTCCATAAGGAATTCGCTGGTTCGTCTTCGCATGGAGCACATGCCCGGTTTCGGTCGATAGTTCGTCCGCCGAAACCCCGAGTTTTTCCGCGGCCGCGGCGACGAGCATCATGCGTGCGGCAGCGCCCGCTTTGCGCATGGGCACCATATCGCCACGAATGGTGGTGCTGCCGCCCGTCGCCTGCATCCCGAAAAGCTTGTTTTTGTACGCAGGATCGGCCGGTGCCCATTCCGTCTTCACGCTGGAGAGCGCGACGTGCAATTCTTCCGCGGCAAGCATCGCGAGGGCCGTTTCCACGCCCTGCCCCATTTCGGCCTTGTCAATGACGACCGTGACGGTGCTATCGGGCGCGACGCGAATCCATGCATCCGGGACAAACGGAGCCTTGGGCGCCTCGACCTTCGCCTCCTGCGGCTTTTCATTCGTCGCGACCTTGGGCGGGAGCGTGGGCGCCGTAGATTCGCAACCAATGGCAAATCCCGCGCCCGCACTCATGACGAGCCCCAAGAAGAAACGCCGGCTGACACCTTGTTCCATCGTGTTTCGATGCTCGGAGGCCATGGCTCATCCACCTTTCTGCGCGGCCGCGTGAATGGCCCGACGAATGCGAGGGTACGTGCCACAACGACATAGATTACCACTCATGGCCTTGTCGATATCGGCATCGGTCGGTTTCTTGATTTGCGTTAGAAGTGCCGCCGCAGCCATGATTTGCCCAGGTTGGCAATATCCGCATTGCGACACGCCTTCCTCCATCCACGCCTGCTGCACGGGATGATCGCCGTCCTTCGACAGCCCTTCAATCGTCGTGATTTTCTTGCCCGCTGCTTCGGCCGCCGAAACTTGACAACTACGCGCTGCTGCGCCGTCGATGTGCACCGTGCATGCGCCACACGAACCAATCCCACAGCCGTATTTGGTCCCCGGAAGGTCCAGGACATCGCGCAAAACCCATAACAACGGCATGTCGGGATCGTCGCGATAGGTGCGCTTTTCTCCGTTTACATCCAAAACGATGTCTTTCTGCTCCACCGTCCTCTGCCTTTCCATTCGAAGCAACGTCAGTTGTTCAAGAACCCGCAAAGCGAATTGCCCGGGCAGCACAAATCATAACCGCCGGCAATCTGCTTTGTGTGTACACAAACATACGATCCTTGACTGGGATAATAATATGCCCAGAAAAAGCACATTTCGTCGTTTGCGGATTCGCCAAAACCCACCTGCTGATCGCTCGTGTTGTTGTATTCGCACGTGAAGCGAAACCCGCCGCCCTGCGGAATGGCAAAGGGCGGATCGTGCATCACTGTCTCCGGTTCGCTCCAAAGCCATCCCGGCACATCGTACACCGATTTGTCCGGGCCATCTTTGGTTTCCGCCGCGGCGACGGTGACGTTGGTGCCATATTGATGCGTATGACCCGTGATTCCGAAAAAGTTCACGCCGAGGAGATCATCCGGTATATTGAAGAATGTGGGACCGAGCGTATTTTTCGAATGCGGGGCGATGTTGATGTCGGGGTTGCCGATGAACAAGAAATCCGCCTCGTGCTCGTAGTCTTTCGCAGGAATCGTCACGAACGTGGACTTCGCCGACACTTCGAGCGGCGCGGACGTGGTATTGATGTAATGCATTTCGAGACGCACCATTTGTCCCGCAGGCATGGAAAATGCCACACCCTTTGGAAGCGTCAACGTCTCTTCATGCTTTTGCGTGACCATGATCGTCGAACCCTTCGACGGGTCGAGCGAATCGAGAAACGGCGTGCAATCGTACGGATCGAGCTTCTCCTCGGTATCAGCCGTGCGATAAATGATGAGGTGATGCGAGCCCGCCGGCAGCGAATTGTGAATCTGATGCACACGAATGAGCTCGTCATTGCCAAGGCGTTTTACAATGCATTGCGTTCGCTCGGTTCCAGGCGCAATCGTGAGTGCAGGGAAGTCCACGATGTACGTCGACGACGTGAGCTCGCCTTCGATGGGCTTGTTTGCCGCATCATCGACGGACGAACCGCACCCAAGGGCCAAAACGCAGCAAAATCCGGCTGAAATTCGCATAATAGCCACTCCCGTTGCCGACAAGGAACCGCTCCAACACGCGGCAGTCAGGCTAGCCTGGAATCTCCGTGCTTGTCCACTCCAGATTGCGCGCCGCTGCCGAGATTCGTTACGCCCGTCGAAACGCGCGCCGCACGGCCAGCTCGAGCTCGGCGCGATGCCGCTCGACGCTCTCGAACAACGACAACTGCCCCTGACCTCGAAGAAGGTTGTGTTCGCCACGGGCGGGAAAACGCTGCGCGTCGAAGCCAAAGTACCGCTCGTGAAGCGCGTCGGCCAAAAATCGCGCCGAAAGAATCACACAAATCGTCGCGAGGCCCGAGACGAGCGCTTCCATTTCCTCCACCGAAACAAGCTCGCCACCCGCCGCGATGTCACCATATCCAGACAATGCCGCGACGAACGTATCGACATTGACCGCAGACAGTGCCTGATCCTCGCCAGCCGGGTTCGTCCACGACCGAAGCGCGTCGCCCATTTCGAATGGCCAAATTATACGGCCCAGGGTATCGAGATCGACCAAACAATGGCCAATTCCGTCGCGAAATAACAAATTCGATATTTTCAGATCACCATGCGCATGACGCTTGGGCAAACTCGACAAATCCGGTAATCCTTCAGCAATTTGCCATATTCGATCGGAGAGCCTCGATACGTCGTCGAACAATCGATGTCCAGGGTGCTCGACCAATGCACCGCGCAAAACATCAAAATGGCGCCGAGCATCATGGACGCCCGTGCGCACGTGCCGATATTCGTAATCGAGGTCCGCGACGGCCAAGTGAAATGTGGCCACGAGCTTGCCAGCTTCGCGCGCCATCTCGGGCGATGCAATGCGATCGAACGCCTGTCCCTCGACAAATGTAAGTGCGCGCCAAATGCCGACCCCATCGTCGACCCATAACCGTCCCGCGTCCGTTCGCACCGGCCGAGGCGTGGTCAAACCCTTGGATTCAATGTGCGCGGTAACGGCATCGATGTCTTCGTTGACCGATCCGCCAAACACCGGATGCAATCGCTGCACGATGACAGGACCTTTTCGCCCATCGACTCGGTACGTGCGATTGATGAGGCCTCCGCTTTGAACCGTCACGGGCTGGCCCGCGAGATCGCGATAGTGGGCGAGAACGGAATCGGGAATGGAGGCAAGGGTGTCGCGCATGCTAAATATAGGATATTTTTACGATTTCCAGTTCCAGTGCACCCGCCGGCCTTTGCACGACGACGACGTCGCCCACGCGTTTCCCAAGCAAACCATGTCCGACGGGCGAGCGCCAACTGATTGCACCGGATTTGCTATCCGTTTCGTCCTCGCCAACGATGCGATACACCGCCCGGCGTTCTTCTTCGTCGAGCACCTCGACCGTGGCGCCGAAATACACCTTATCGCTTTTTTGCGCTTTCGGATCGACCACGACGGCGCTTTCGAGCCGTTTGGTCAGGTAGCGCATGCGCCGATCGATTTCCCGCAGCTTTTTCTTGCCGTAAATGTATTCCGCATTTTCACTGCGGTCGCCCTGGGCGGCGGCATCGGCCACTTCCTGTACGACGCGCGGACGCTCGACGGACCTGAGCCGCCCGAGCTCTTCGGAGAGACGTTTTGCGCCATCAGGGGTGATGTAGTTGGGGTTTGCCATGATGAAAGGTGTTGGTCTCGACAGCCAGCAGCTTAGTGCTGTTCCGGCGGTTTTCCACCTTTTTTGCCAGCCATGACCTTCTGAAACGTTTCCTTGTCGATGGCCTTTTCGATGGCCACGTCGGGCGTGATGGTGCCCTTGTCCACGAGCCGCTCGAGCGACATGTCCATCGTCTGCATGCCTTGCGATTGGCCGACCTGCATGATGTTCGGAATTTGATAGGTTTTACCTTCGCGAATCATCGACGCGAGGGCGCTGTTGCCGATGAGGATTTCGTGGGCCGCGACGCGTCCCTTGCCATCCGCCGTCTTCAGCAATTGCTGCGCCACGATGGCCACGAGACTTTCGGCGAGCATGCCTCGCACCTGCGGCTGTTCGTCCGCGGGAAACGCATTGATGATGCGATCGATCGTCGCCGCCGCGCTGTTCGTGTGGACGGTGCCGAAAACCAAAATACCGAAGCTCGCGAGCTGCAATGCAAGCTTCATGGTTTCGTTGGTCCGAAGCTCGCCGATGAGAATGACGTCGGCATTTTCACGTCCTGCATTACGAATGGCCGCGGCAAACGAAGGCGCATGTTGCCCAACCTCGCGATGCGTGACTTGCGACTTTTTCGACGGATGGACGAATTCGACGGGGTCTTCGATGGTGAGAACGTGTGCCTCGCGCGTCGAATTGATGTGATCAATCATCGCGGCGAGCGTCGTCGATTTACCGCTGCCCGTGGGTCCGGTGACGAGGATCAAACCATTGCGCTTGTCGGAGAGCTTGCGAATGACAGGCGGACAGCCAAGATCGTCGAGCGTGAGTATTTTCGTGGGGATGATGCGGAATACGGCTCCAAGACCCGCGTGCTTGTACAAGTAATTCGCACGAAAACGCGCCTTGTCCCCATATTGATACGCGAAATCGAGGTCGAGCTCGCTCGTGATCTTGCCGTGCTCTTCGGGCGTCGTGATCTCGAAAAGAAGGTTCTCCATTTCCTCGGCATCCATGGGCGTGTCGCGCAACGGCACGAGCTCGCCACGAATGCGCAAGAGCGGAGGATAACCAATGCCGAGGTGCAAATCGCTGGCTTTGCGTTCCAAAAGCTCGTCGAAAAAACGGTCGATGCGTGCCATCACGAGCCGCCTTTCTTACCAAAAAGTGCCCCCGCTCGACCAAGAAGCCCCTTCGCAGCCGCCGCGGCGCTCGCTGCAGGATCGGGCGCGGAAGCTGCCAACTGCGGGGGTTTTACCGCGTCCGCGACGATGGGCGGCGTCGCCGCCACGCGCTTTCCAGAAAGCGTCGCTTCGAGCTCCTCCGCGTTGTCGGCCACGAGAATCGCATCTTCAGCCGATACTTTGAACGTATTGACCAATTCCGCGAGTGAATCATCCAATCGGATGATGCCAAACCCTTTGCCGCGCTGCTGCAAGCTGGGAATTTGATACGTCTTGTTGTCTCGAATCAAATTCCAAAGCGGCACCGATCCCGGTAAAATTTCAGCCGCCGCCACCATGCCCGGACCATCCTTGCGCGGCAATAAACGCTGCGACACGATGAGCCGCAATCCACCCGCAAGCGTCACGCGAACTTGCGCCTGATCCCCCGGCGGAAACAAATCAATCAATCGATCGATCGTCTTCGCAGCGCTCGGCGTATTCATCGTGCCCAGCACGAGATGCCCCGTTTCACTGGCCGAAAGCGCCATTCTCACCGTCTCCGTGTCGCGCAATTCGCCTACGACGATGACATCAGGATCCTCACGAAGCGAACCCTTCAATGCCGCCGCGAATGATTTTGTATTGGTTCCCACTTCGCGTTGACTCATCATCGCTTTTTTGCGAGGGTGAATGAACTCGATGGGATCTTCGACCGTAATGACGTGGTGTGTCGTATTGGAATTGATGATATCGACGATCGCGGCCATGGTGGTCGTTTTCCCATGCCCCGTGGGTCCCGTGATGACGATGAGCCCCTGGTGATGATGGGTGGCATTGCCAATCGCCTCGGGCAAACCGAGCCCTGCTAGCGTCGGAATGTCGTTCGGTATGATGCGAAATGAACCCTTGAGGCCCGTGCGCTGGCGCGTCACGTTCACACGCGCTCGACCAATGTTCGGCGCCTGAAGCGCAAAGTCGCACGACCCATCCCGCTCGAAATGCGGAAGCAGGCGCGGCGGAATGCGCGGCATGAGAATACGTTCGAGCAGCTCCGGCGCAATGGGTTCACCTCGAGGCACCAAACGACCCGCGAGACGAAATAGCGCCGGACGCCCTGCAACGAGATGCAAATCGCTCGCCCCTTCGCCGCGCGCCGCAAGGAGCACGTCGTCAATCGAATCGTCGATGCGAAATTCGATGCGTACCGGGGCTCGACGTGGCGGCGGAGCTGAAGCCGCTGCCGCCGCGGGCCGATGGTCCGTCGCAAGATCCACGATGAACGGGTCGGCGGGCGCGCTTGGCAGCGGAGCACCAGCCGGCGGAGCCTGCGTCGTCGGCGGTGCCATTCGCGCTTCGAAGTCGAGCTCGAACGTTGGAGCACCAAGGTCCACGGCAGACGGTGCAGCCGATCGCGTGGACGGCGCAGAGCCCGGCGCGGAAGGAACGGGAGACGACGCTGGTCCAAAGAGCGCGGGCCCCGATGAAACAGGCTGAGCGCTCGATGGTCCAAGCATGTCATCCGCAGACAAATCGATCTCGAACGATCCCGATGGATTCATCGCAAGGGGAACGTCCTTGAGGGGCGACGCGACGCCCACATGCGCCACGGCAACGTTTTGCGCAGGCGATGTGAGCGGCAGGCTTCCAGCAGGCGCAAGCGATGCATCCGCGAGCCCGGATTTCCGCTCCGCTTCGGGGTTCATCCGGGTGAACCGAGCTTGCACGGCGCCCTTGACGAGCACGGCAGCCACGGCGACGGCACCAACGCCTTCGACTTTGCACGCCCACGTGAGCGGCTTGTTTCCAAGGTTGTCGACGTGTCGCGCACCGCCGGCGACCATGAGCATCATCAGGATTTCGTCGGTCGACAGGATCGTGCGATCGACGATCTCGTACACGCCGTTCACTTTTACACAAGGATTTCGCGCGGTTGCGAGCGCAAGCTCGGTGACCTCGGAACGGATCAGATGGTCGAGCAGTTCTTTGATGTATGCCATCGAGGTTTCGTCGAAAAGACGCCGATGATAGAGAGCCAAGCGTCATCGTAGCGGATACCGGCGCGACGACGCAAGCTCCCGCGTTTCAAGGGCGCGGACAAACGTCGAGGTGGTCTTTCCAAACGGTTTCGTGCAAGATGCCGGGTCGTAACGCATCGTGCGCGGAGCACATCATGAACGTCGACATTCCTCGAGCCTGGCACCCACGCGTCGCAGACGAGATCAAGAAGCCGTACTTTCGGAAGCTCGAAGCGTTCGTCGACGAAGAGCGGCGCAAGCATGCGGTGTTTCCACCCGAAGCGGAGATGTGGACGGCATTCGCGCTCACGCCGTTCGACGCTGTTCGTGTGGTGTGGCTCGGGCAAGATCCGTATCCGACGGCGGGTCAAGCGCACGGGCTGAGTTTTTCCGTGAAGCACGGGCAAAAGACGCCGGCATCGCTGGTCAACATGTTCAAGGAAGCCGCGACGGACGTGCCGGGTTTTTCTCGGCCGCCCCATGGATGTCTGGAATGCTGGGCAAAACAAGGCGTGTTGTTGCTCAATACGATCCTGACGGTGCGTGAAGGTGAAGCAGGCTCGCATCGCGGCAAAGGTTGGGAGACGTTCACGGATGCGGTGATCTCGACGCTATCGGGCCGAGACAAACCGATGGTGTTCGTGCTGCTCGGGCTCATCGCGCAAAAAAAGGAAGTGCTCATCGACACGCGCAAGCATCCGATCATCAAGGCGGTGCATCCTTCGCCGCTTTCGGCAAATCAAGGATTTTTTGGGTGCAAGCCGTTTTCCTCGGTCAATGCGGCGCTGCAGAAGATCGGCGAGCCCGAAGTGGACTGGCGAATCGCGTGACGGATTGGTTGTTTTACGCGGCGGGTAAGTTCACGGGCAACGTAACGATGAACGCGGTGCCTTCACCCGGTTTCGAACGGCAATCGAGTTTGCCCTTGTGGCCCTGCACGACGATGTCGTAACTGAGGGACAAACCGAGACCGGTCCCCTGCCCCGTCGGCTTCGTCGTAAAAAACGGTTCGAAAAGCTTGTGCACGATGGACTCGGGAATGCCCGTTCCGTTATCTTCTACGACGATCTGCACGCCCGTGTCGACAAGGCGCGTCGCGACACGCACGGTGGGCACGTAGTCGGTCGCTTTTTCTTTCTCTTCCTTTTGCCGGGTCACGACGGCATCGATTGCATTGTCGATCAGGTTCACGACGACACGTCGAATTTCCGGAACGACGACCATGATTTGCTCAATGCTTTCGTCGTACGTACCACTGACGCGAACATCGACGCGCGCCCGGCTTCCTCGCGCGCCGTGCATTGCAAGTTTCACGACGTCGTCCACGAGCGAATTGATGTCGACGAGCGAACGCTGACCGGCGGCCCCGCCCGCATGACGCATCATCGTTTGTACGATTTCGTCGGCTCGCTTCGAATATTGCACGACCTTTTCCGCGGACACCTTCAGGTCACCCAGAATGTCACGCACTTCCTCGATGGGGGTGCTGGGGTTTTCGTCGGCGACCTGGATGATTTCGTTGGCGAGATCGATATCGATCTTCGCGAAATTATTGACGAAGTTGAGCGGATTTTTGATCTCGTGGGCGACGCCCATCGTGAGCCGCCCGAGCGACGCCATTTTTTCACTTTGCACGAGCTGCGCCTGCGTCCGGCGTATTTCTTCGAGCGCCGCTTGCAACTCCGCATTGCGCTCACGCAGCTCGGCCGTGCGCTCCGATACGCGCTGCTCGATCTCTCGATAAAGGAGCGCATTTTCAATCGAAACGGCGATTTGCGAAGAAAGAAGCTGGAGCAGTTCCAGCCGTTCGCGCGTGAACGCGCCCGCCGTCAGATCGTTTTCCAAGTAAATGATACCCAAGAGCCGTCCCTGGCTCGATATCGGCGCGCACAAGATCGATTTCGCCTTCGTACGCACGACGTAGGGGCTCGCCGCAAAAACGCTCTCGCGAGCGGCATTGGACAAGATGATGGTTTCGCGGGTACGCGCCACGTATCGAATGATTTCTTCCGAAGCATCTTGGTACGCGGAAAGCGCGATCGATCGCACCGTGGCAATGAAGGTTCCATCGATGCGTGCTTCATCGAGGCTCGCGTCGACGGCGACTTCGAGCTCACCGGCCTTGTCGAAGATGACCGCGCCTTTTTGGGCTCCGGCATTTTGAAG
The nucleotide sequence above comes from Polyangiaceae bacterium. Encoded proteins:
- a CDS encoding xanthine dehydrogenase family protein molybdopterin-binding subunit codes for the protein MASEHRNTMEQGVSRRFFLGLVMSAGAGFAIGCESTAPTLPPKVATNEKPQEAKVEAPKAPFVPDAWIRVAPDSTVTVVIDKAEMGQGVETALAMLAAEELHVALSSVKTEWAPADPAYKNKLFGMQATGGSTTIRGDMVPMRKAGAAARMMLVAAAAEKLGVSADELSTETGHVLHAKTNQRIPYGDLVELAAKQKVPQDPPLAARNQHELIGTRPQRIDARAKGAGKAQFGIDVKVPDMKTAVVVRSPVPGGKVAKFDAEKALAVRNVRKVFQISSGIAVVADNFWAAKKGAEALTVTWDPGAGAAVSTDKLLEDAKNLVKKPGLVAQQKGDFDAAWKKAKKKLEVTYEQPFQAHAPMEPLNAAAHVRADGCDIWAGHQAAGIVQMVAAKVTGLEPKAIKVHTTYLGGGFGRRFEMDFVLEAIEASKQFGGPVKVVWTREDDIRHDYYRPATYSAVKAALGADGMPLAVRYQVVGASVMARVFPQNFKDGIDKSSVEGLGEEYALPNLKIEYHRQEGVPVGFWRSVGHSTNAFVQESLLDELATMAKMDPVEYRRKLLADSPRMKRVLEVVANKSGWGTALEKGRGRGVAVHHSFGSYIAQVAEVTVAGGKVKVDRVICAVDCGEFVHPGIVEAQMESGIIFGLTAVLKSSIRIEEGKVKQANFHNFKLIGMDEAPAIEVYVVPSGEAPGGTGEPGTPPIAPAVANAVFAATGKRIRRLPITADDLK
- a CDS encoding (2Fe-2S)-binding protein — its product is MERQRTVEQKDIVLDVNGEKRTYRDDPDMPLLWVLRDVLDLPGTKYGCGIGSCGACTVHIDGAAARSCQVSAAEAAGKKITTIEGLSKDGDHPVQQAWMEEGVSQCGYCQPGQIMAAAALLTQIKKPTDADIDKAMSGNLCRCGTYPRIRRAIHAAAQKGG
- a CDS encoding phosphotransferase, yielding MRDTLASIPDSVLAHYRDLAGQPVTVQSGGLINRTYRVDGRKGPVIVQRLHPVFGGSVNEDIDAVTAHIESKGLTTPRPVRTDAGRLWVDDGVGIWRALTFVEGQAFDRIASPEMAREAGKLVATFHLAVADLDYEYRHVRTGVHDARRHFDVLRGALVEHPGHRLFDDVSRLSDRIWQIAEGLPDLSSLPKRHAHGDLKISNLLFRDGIGHCLVDLDTLGRIIWPFEMGDALRSWTNPAGEDQALSAVNVDTFVAALSGYGDIAAGGELVSVEEMEALVSGLATICVILSARFLADALHERYFGFDAQRFPARGEHNLLRGQGQLSLFESVERHRAELELAVRRAFRRA
- the greB gene encoding transcription elongation factor GreB is translated as MANPNYITPDGAKRLSEELGRLRSVERPRVVQEVADAAAQGDRSENAEYIYGKKKLREIDRRMRYLTKRLESAVVVDPKAQKSDKVYFGATVEVLDEEERRAVYRIVGEDETDSKSGAISWRSPVGHGLLGKRVGDVVVVQRPAGALELEIVKISYI
- a CDS encoding type IV pilus twitching motility protein PilT, with the protein product MARIDRFFDELLERKASDLHLGIGYPPLLRIRGELVPLRDTPMDAEEMENLLFEITTPEEHGKITSELDLDFAYQYGDKARFRANYLYKHAGLGAVFRIIPTKILTLDDLGCPPVIRKLSDKRNGLILVTGPTGSGKSTTLAAMIDHINSTREAHVLTIEDPVEFVHPSKKSQVTHREVGQHAPSFAAAIRNAGRENADVILIGELRTNETMKLALQLASFGILVFGTVHTNSAAATIDRIINAFPADEQPQVRGMLAESLVAIVAQQLLKTADGKGRVAAHEILIGNSALASMIREGKTYQIPNIMQVGQSQGMQTMDMSLERLVDKGTITPDVAIEKAIDKETFQKVMAGKKGGKPPEQH
- a CDS encoding PilT/PilU family type 4a pilus ATPase, whose protein sequence is MNPEAERKSGLADASLAPAGSLPLTSPAQNVAVAHVGVASPLKDVPLAMNPSGSFEIDLSADDMLGPSSAQPVSSGPALFGPASSPVPSAPGSAPSTRSAAPSAVDLGAPTFELDFEARMAPPTTQAPPAGAPLPSAPADPFIVDLATDHRPAAAAASAPPPRRAPVRIEFRIDDSIDDVLLAARGEGASDLHLVAGRPALFRLAGRLVPRGEPIAPELLERILMPRIPPRLLPHFERDGSCDFALQAPNIGRARVNVTRQRTGLKGSFRIIPNDIPTLAGLGLPEAIGNATHHHQGLIVITGPTGHGKTTTMAAIVDIINSNTTHHVITVEDPIEFIHPRKKAMMSQREVGTNTKSFAAALKGSLREDPDVIVVGELRDTETVRMALSASETGHLVLGTMNTPSAAKTIDRLIDLFPPGDQAQVRVTLAGGLRLIVSQRLLPRKDGPGMVAAAEILPGSVPLWNLIRDNKTYQIPSLQQRGKGFGIIRLDDSLAELVNTFKVSAEDAILVADNAEELEATLSGKRVAATPPIVADAVKPPQLAASAPDPAASAAAAAKGLLGRAGALFGKKGGS
- the ung gene encoding uracil-DNA glycosylase is translated as MNVDIPRAWHPRVADEIKKPYFRKLEAFVDEERRKHAVFPPEAEMWTAFALTPFDAVRVVWLGQDPYPTAGQAHGLSFSVKHGQKTPASLVNMFKEAATDVPGFSRPPHGCLECWAKQGVLLLNTILTVREGEAGSHRGKGWETFTDAVISTLSGRDKPMVFVLLGLIAQKKEVLIDTRKHPIIKAVHPSPLSANQGFFGCKPFSSVNAALQKIGEPEVDWRIA